One Glycine max cultivar Williams 82 chromosome 3, Glycine_max_v4.0, whole genome shotgun sequence DNA window includes the following coding sequences:
- the LOC102663984 gene encoding uncharacterized protein, which produces MDRKRPRKLNLNAPLLSTRRLGSPNVADTSCSSYSVGPIQNTSERVPFSWEKAPGKPKETERSDNTQDGNTPRLRLPPGHWLPPKEAAQEDVDRGDDAFHDQGDGSCDNNDDFFSDAMDVFSLSEALDYVQKKSENAHSNTNDGLRLKLAESNGYQSPTYMINRFLPDATALAASSALHFSTNFEEKGCDTCNYQECYTRHSYASSPKGCGLELLFPWRMKHKLCSMKSPVLPCSTNLHKHQRNSKQKKRRSSTTYIPCTNLKDI; this is translated from the coding sequence ATGGATAGGAAACGTCCTAGAAAGTTAAACTTGAATGCACCCCTATTGTCAACGAGGCGTCTCGGTAGTCCAAATGTTGCAGATACTTCTTGCTCATCATATTCAGTTGGTCCAATCCAAAATACAAGTGAAAGGGTTCCATTTTCTTGGGAGAAAGCACCTGGCAAGCCAAAAGAAACTGAGAGAAGTGATAACACACAAGATGGCAACACACCTCGCCTAAGACTACCACCCGGCCATTGGCTTCCTCCGAAAGAAGCAGCTCAAGAAGATGTTGATCGTGGTGACGATGCATTTCATGATCAGGGAGATGGTAGTTGTGACAACAATGATGACTTTTTCTCTGATGCTATGGATGTTTTCTCTCTATCAGAGGCGTTAGATTATGTCCAAAAGAAGTCAGAGAATGCTCATAGTAACACCAATGATGGATTGAGGTTAAAGCTTGCAGAGTCTAATGGATACCAATCTCCTACTTACATGATCAATCGCTTTCTTCCCGATGCCACTGCTTTGGCTGCATCATCTGCTTTGCATTTTTCTACTAACTTTGAAGAGAAAGGTTGTGATACATGTAACTATCAAGAGTGTTATACAAGGCATTCATATGCTTCTTCTCCAAAGGGTTGTGGCTTGGAACTTCTCTTCCCGTGGCGTATGAAGCATAAACTTTGTTCTATGAAGAGCCCTGTGTTGCCATGTTCTACTAATCTGCATAAGCATCAGCGCAACTCCAAACAGAAGAAACGCCGTTCATCAACAACCTACATTCCTTGTACAAACTTGAAAGATATTTGA